The Chryseobacterium nakagawai genome has a segment encoding these proteins:
- a CDS encoding HlyD family secretion protein has protein sequence MENKEQTTQNTTSTPATPSGENKKKQNKKNKIRAIISNIIVFLVIGFGLFWLIREYFHIGNKTYTEAAQVEEFINPINTRVSAYIKEIKFIEHQRVKKGDTLVILDEREILTQLGQAEAAYQNAMAQKTATSSSINTVSNNVNVMQSNIAGAKARLWNAEQNLNRYKNLLSAEAVTRQQYDQVKTEYDAQKAAYETLVNQKQSANLSTTEVKSRLGINDAEIKRTKSALDMARINLSYIVITAPYDGVMGRRTISEGQLIQPGQQVATIVLNGQKWVTANFLESQMPNIKVGEKMTMTADALGGKTFEGVVTAVSAATGSRYSSVPTDNSTGNFIKVQQRIPVRIEFTTSNTKEDLDKLGAGMNMNVNINKN, from the coding sequence ATGGAAAACAAGGAACAAACCACTCAAAATACCACATCCACTCCGGCAACACCAAGTGGAGAAAACAAAAAAAAGCAAAACAAAAAAAATAAAATCAGAGCCATCATTTCCAATATCATCGTTTTTCTGGTGATTGGATTTGGGTTATTCTGGCTCATCCGTGAATATTTCCATATCGGAAACAAAACCTATACGGAAGCTGCTCAAGTAGAAGAATTCATCAACCCTATCAATACAAGGGTTTCTGCTTACATCAAAGAGATTAAATTTATTGAACACCAAAGAGTAAAAAAAGGAGATACGCTGGTGATTTTGGACGAACGTGAAATCCTTACCCAGTTAGGACAGGCGGAAGCGGCTTATCAAAATGCAATGGCACAAAAAACAGCAACAAGTTCTTCTATCAATACTGTTTCCAACAATGTAAATGTAATGCAATCTAATATTGCCGGAGCAAAAGCAAGACTTTGGAATGCTGAACAGAACCTGAACAGATACAAAAATCTTTTATCTGCTGAAGCAGTTACAAGACAACAATATGATCAGGTAAAAACAGAGTACGATGCTCAAAAGGCGGCTTATGAGACATTAGTAAATCAAAAACAATCCGCAAATCTTTCCACTACAGAAGTGAAAAGCAGATTGGGAATCAATGATGCTGAGATCAAAAGAACAAAATCTGCTTTGGATATGGCGAGAATTAACCTTTCTTATATTGTAATCACAGCCCCTTATGATGGGGTGATGGGAAGAAGAACGATTTCTGAAGGACAATTGATTCAACCCGGCCAACAAGTGGCAACTATCGTATTGAACGGTCAGAAATGGGTAACAGCCAACTTCCTTGAAAGCCAGATGCCTAATATTAAAGTAGGAGAGAAGATGACCATGACGGCAGATGCCTTAGGTGGAAAGACATTTGAAGGAGTAGTAACTGCTGTTTCTGCAGCTACCGGATCAAGATATTCAAGTGTGCCAACCGATAACTCTACCGGAAACTTTATTAAAGTACAGCAAAGAATCCCTGTAAGAATTGAATTCACTACTTCCAATACAAAAGAAGACCTGGATAAGCTGGGGGCAGGAATGAATATGAATGTGAACATTAATAAAAACTAA
- a CDS encoding low molecular weight protein-tyrosine-phosphatase, with amino-acid sequence MKILMVCLGNICRSPLAEGIMKTKVPESFMVDSAGTISMHEGEHPDKRAIKTAANHSVDISRQRSRPITRADYETFDKIYCMDIDVFEDVVSKAKNEEERQKISLFLEVLGDRENAEVPDPYWGDMKDFENVFQLLEKGCDAIRKQILIT; translated from the coding sequence ATGAAAATCCTGATGGTTTGTCTCGGAAATATATGCAGAAGCCCTTTGGCAGAAGGGATTATGAAAACAAAAGTACCAGAAAGCTTTATGGTAGATTCTGCCGGAACCATTTCCATGCATGAAGGAGAGCATCCGGATAAAAGAGCCATTAAAACAGCAGCTAATCATAGTGTTGATATTTCCAGACAAAGATCCAGACCTATCACAAGGGCAGATTATGAAACTTTTGATAAGATCTACTGTATGGATATAGACGTGTTTGAAGATGTTGTTTCCAAAGCTAAAAATGAAGAAGAACGCCAGAAAATATCATTGTTTCTGGAGGTGTTGGGAGATCGCGAAAATGCTGAGGTTCCGGATCCGTATTGGGGAGATATGAAAGATTTTGAAAATGTTTTCCAACTTTTGGAGAAGGGATGTGATGCCATCAGAAAGCAAATCCTAATAACATAA
- a CDS encoding acyl-CoA thioesterase yields MIHTTHSIRVRYAETDPMKYVYYGNYAEYFEVGRVELFRSIGISYDEIENQGIWLPVSDYKIKYIRPALYDQKLEIHTYVKKIPGVRIEFEYEIYNEEHIKITEASTTLFFLDAKTNKVIKCPDFLMKMIEANWEKPGEDGL; encoded by the coding sequence ATGATACATACAACACACTCAATAAGAGTACGTTACGCAGAAACAGACCCTATGAAATATGTATACTATGGCAACTACGCCGAGTACTTTGAAGTAGGCCGTGTTGAACTCTTCAGAAGTATAGGAATTTCATACGATGAAATTGAAAACCAAGGAATTTGGCTGCCTGTTTCGGACTACAAAATTAAGTATATTCGCCCAGCTTTGTATGACCAAAAATTAGAAATCCATACTTATGTAAAAAAAATTCCCGGAGTAAGAATTGAATTTGAGTATGAAATTTACAATGAAGAGCATATTAAAATTACCGAAGCCTCCACTACTCTTTTCTTTTTAGATGCTAAAACAAATAAAGTCATTAAATGCCCGGATTTCCTGATGAAGATGATTGAAGCAAATTGGGAGAAGCCAGGAGAAGATGGATTATAA
- the dnaA gene encoding chromosomal replication initiator protein DnaA: MDDNLMMIWQKCLQFMRDNLNAAEDNSDLKKLEKSFDMLFDKVQPLSLVSNNLTLIVPSDFYKEYIEDNYLSLLSAALKKNVGKGVKLWYSVMENRPKGEEKPVTMNMKGQSVPTPKTQETMPQGFSANIVNPFVVPGIRKVNIDSNLKPDYSFDSYVEGESNKFAATVARSIAKRPGATAFNPLFLYGGYGVGKTHLGQAVGLEVKNQFPDKVVLYLSSEKFIQQFISAAKAHKQTEFANFYQMVDVLIIDDIQFLSGKSATQDSFFHIFDHLHQNGKQIILTSDKAPADIMDIQDRIVSRFKWGLSAEIKSPDLSTRRQIIEDKLSRDGIVLPGDMLDFLAVETKTNVRELIGVINSVIAYSTVYKRDLSLELLKETINRIAANQKKVINIPYIQEVVCDYFGIKKEQLLSKTRKREIALPRQLAMYFSKEFTNSTFTKIGEEMGGKDHSTVMYACDTIKDVSKIDKEIKKYVKDLTERIKQ; encoded by the coding sequence ATGGATGACAATTTAATGATGATATGGCAGAAGTGCCTTCAGTTTATGCGCGATAACTTGAACGCAGCTGAAGATAATTCTGACCTGAAAAAACTTGAAAAATCTTTCGATATGTTATTCGATAAGGTGCAGCCACTTTCATTAGTGTCTAATAACCTTACGCTTATCGTACCGAGCGATTTTTACAAGGAATATATCGAGGATAATTACTTGTCCTTACTTTCTGCTGCCCTGAAGAAAAATGTAGGAAAAGGAGTTAAATTATGGTATTCCGTAATGGAAAACAGACCAAAAGGCGAGGAAAAGCCGGTTACCATGAATATGAAGGGACAAAGTGTTCCTACTCCAAAAACACAGGAAACAATGCCACAAGGATTCTCAGCTAATATTGTAAACCCTTTTGTGGTCCCTGGAATTAGAAAAGTAAATATTGATTCTAACCTGAAACCAGACTATTCTTTTGATAGCTATGTAGAAGGAGAAAGTAACAAATTTGCAGCTACCGTAGCAAGATCTATTGCAAAAAGACCGGGAGCGACAGCATTCAACCCATTATTCTTATATGGAGGGTATGGAGTTGGAAAAACACACTTAGGACAGGCCGTGGGGCTTGAAGTAAAGAATCAGTTTCCGGACAAAGTAGTTCTTTATTTGTCTTCAGAGAAATTCATTCAGCAGTTTATTTCAGCTGCAAAAGCACATAAGCAAACAGAATTTGCTAATTTCTATCAAATGGTAGATGTCCTGATTATTGATGATATTCAGTTCTTATCGGGAAAATCAGCTACTCAAGATAGTTTCTTCCATATTTTCGATCATTTGCATCAAAATGGAAAGCAGATTATCCTGACTTCTGATAAAGCACCTGCAGATATCATGGATATCCAGGACAGAATTGTTTCCCGTTTCAAATGGGGACTTTCTGCAGAAATCAAATCTCCGGATTTATCTACGAGAAGACAAATCATTGAAGACAAACTAAGCAGAGATGGAATTGTACTTCCTGGAGATATGCTTGATTTCCTTGCGGTTGAAACTAAAACAAATGTTAGAGAATTAATCGGTGTCATCAACTCGGTAATTGCATACTCTACAGTATATAAGAGAGACTTAAGTCTTGAATTATTAAAGGAAACAATCAACAGAATTGCAGCCAACCAAAAGAAGGTCATCAATATTCCTTATATTCAGGAAGTGGTGTGCGACTATTTTGGAATCAAAAAAGAGCAGCTACTGTCCAAAACAAGAAAAAGAGAGATTGCATTACCAAGACAGCTGGCTATGTATTTCTCAAAAGAATTTACCAATTCCACATTCACTAAAATTGGTGAAGAAATGGGAGGAAAGGACCACTCTACAGTAATGTATGCTTGTGATACTATCAAAGATGTATCGAAAATTGATAAAGAAATCAAGAAATACGTTAAGGATCTTACCGAAAGAATTAAGCAGTAA
- a CDS encoding DUF4349 domain-containing protein, translating to MRTILLLLPLLFIVFINCSKSNADKQHSVNAALTEIIMEDEAPRPPSSLSEKLLPDNKSSTSAEIKTDTISRKIIKNGNMRIQVGEIKKAQTLVNDILKKNNAYIQKEEFQNTDMNETMDLTIRVPHKNFDALINSFSDGVGSVLSKNISSDDVTEEYTDVSIKLANKKIYLEKYRDMLKSAKTTKDMLEIQEKIRVLEDEIDVAEGRLRFIDDRVNYSTLNLSLYKEKVRSSATSKIGFGSRFIDSLTEGWNSFVAFLLGIISFWPFFLLIPLVIFLWKKWKKRKP from the coding sequence ATGAGAACGATACTTTTACTTTTACCTTTACTTTTTATTGTCTTTATCAATTGTAGTAAATCTAATGCTGATAAGCAGCATTCCGTGAATGCTGCTCTTACAGAAATAATCATGGAAGATGAAGCTCCACGTCCGCCTTCTTCTCTTTCTGAAAAACTTCTTCCCGATAATAAATCGTCCACTTCTGCTGAAATTAAAACAGATACGATATCCCGTAAAATCATCAAAAACGGGAATATGAGAATTCAGGTTGGTGAGATAAAAAAAGCGCAAACCCTCGTCAATGACATTCTGAAAAAGAACAATGCTTATATCCAGAAAGAAGAATTCCAGAATACCGATATGAATGAAACCATGGATCTAACCATCCGGGTTCCTCATAAGAATTTTGATGCACTTATCAACTCATTTTCTGATGGTGTAGGTTCTGTGTTATCTAAAAATATTTCATCAGATGATGTTACAGAGGAATATACTGATGTATCCATAAAACTGGCCAACAAAAAAATTTATCTTGAAAAGTATAGGGATATGCTTAAAAGTGCGAAAACTACTAAAGATATGCTGGAAATTCAGGAAAAGATCCGTGTCCTGGAAGATGAAATTGATGTGGCTGAAGGCAGACTCCGCTTTATAGACGACAGGGTGAATTACAGCACTTTAAACTTAAGCTTATATAAAGAAAAAGTAAGAAGCTCTGCAACGTCTAAAATTGGATTCGGAAGCCGGTTCATAGATTCTCTGACAGAAGGATGGAACAGTTTTGTAGCCTTTTTATTAGGGATTATTTCCTTTTGGCCATTCTTTTTGCTAATTCCTCTGGTTATTTTCCTATGGAAAAAATGGAAAAAGAGAAAGCCGTAA
- a CDS encoding TolC family protein, with translation MTKNIKTALSVLIAAFPALFFSQQVKQMTAGEIAELAVQNHQQLKVSAQNIDIAKQNINVVKLQKLPTITASTSQFYLGDAVAIDKDFSNSTKVPMPHYGSSYAVQATQLIFKGGLVNKSIEMAGLREQLSELDLEKNKQDVKFLVISNYLDVYKIINQEEVFQNNKKLAQERLKNIQKFYQQGMVTRNEVIRGELALKNLDQGILTLSNNRKILNYNLNIALGLSSDTEIVPTENLTNKESGIGMDYYMSLAHDSNPVLKSAQKNIAVADKNIEIIKTDNSPTVAGFGGYTLQRPITTRNPVLDMYSGGWQTGVSLSYNIDTLYKTKERVKLGELQKNQANDAMTLVQQNVDMGVNAAYTKYQEAIQQADILNDSKRLAEENYKITEAKYLNQLAVQAEMIDAQNQKLQSELDFANAEINVLYQYYNLLKSTGTL, from the coding sequence ATGACAAAGAATATAAAAACAGCACTATCAGTTCTGATAGCAGCTTTTCCTGCGCTGTTTTTTTCACAACAGGTAAAACAGATGACCGCAGGTGAGATTGCCGAACTGGCAGTCCAGAATCATCAGCAGTTGAAGGTTTCAGCTCAGAATATTGATATTGCCAAACAGAATATCAACGTTGTAAAGCTTCAGAAACTTCCAACCATCACCGCTTCTACAAGCCAATTCTATTTGGGAGATGCTGTAGCTATCGATAAAGACTTTTCTAATTCTACAAAAGTTCCGATGCCTCACTACGGAAGTTCTTACGCTGTTCAGGCAACACAGCTGATCTTCAAAGGAGGATTGGTAAATAAATCCATTGAAATGGCAGGGCTTCGTGAACAGCTTTCTGAACTGGATTTGGAGAAAAATAAACAGGATGTAAAATTTTTAGTGATTTCAAACTATCTGGATGTCTACAAGATTATCAATCAGGAAGAAGTGTTTCAGAATAATAAGAAGTTAGCTCAGGAACGTCTTAAGAATATTCAGAAATTCTATCAACAGGGAATGGTAACCAGAAATGAAGTAATTCGTGGAGAACTTGCCCTTAAAAATCTGGATCAGGGAATTCTTACCCTTTCCAACAATAGAAAAATTCTTAATTATAATCTGAATATTGCATTAGGGCTATCTTCTGATACTGAAATTGTTCCCACTGAAAATTTGACGAACAAAGAATCAGGAATCGGAATGGATTATTATATGAGTCTTGCTCATGACAGCAATCCAGTGTTAAAGTCTGCACAGAAAAATATTGCGGTCGCTGATAAGAATATTGAAATTATTAAAACTGATAATTCACCTACTGTGGCAGGATTCGGTGGATATACCTTACAGAGACCCATTACTACGAGAAATCCTGTCTTGGATATGTATTCAGGAGGTTGGCAGACAGGTGTTTCTCTTAGTTACAATATTGATACCCTGTATAAAACTAAAGAAAGAGTAAAATTAGGTGAATTGCAGAAGAATCAGGCTAATGATGCTATGACTTTAGTACAGCAGAATGTAGATATGGGAGTGAATGCAGCGTATACCAAATATCAGGAAGCGATTCAACAGGCAGACATTCTTAATGATTCCAAAAGGCTGGCAGAAGAAAATTACAAAATTACTGAAGCCAAATATCTGAACCAATTGGCTGTGCAGGCGGAAATGATAGATGCACAGAACCAGAAACTGCAATCAGAGCTGGATTTTGCCAATGCAGAGATCAACGTTTTGTATCAATATTATAACCTTTTGAAATCTACCGGGACACTTTAA
- a CDS encoding MFS transporter, whose product MYNKGLYSDWVPKPVQLLLIVLLLAVVMPIGGVYTGNISYLVSGTGAMTEYFMWANYATTIGMGACMPVVLRIKMRFKVRDKMVLLLVLLGLLSYINATTLQPMIFVFSALLIGFMKMMVTIELFLPLMVMIGNRGMFYGVFYTFVLVMNQVAAYYSAEFAFLYNWQQFYIFAAVLCFVLALIHWIFMHDKYFALKVPLHYIDWLSILLFVSTFMFSAYVYAFGRQQDWWNSKNIMNASIAAFVSFALLSIRQLTLKRPYLSFKIFTKSNVQNGLFMLFWLGMFLGTASIQTTFAVGVLGYDQLTNARLNMLMIPGIILAGVIAIFWFKNEKPLKMYIFSGFAGMVGYAIIMYFSMVLEFNYDNWYLPMFLKGYGMCSLFISVWFYTLDKLEMDEMLAAIGLVLVWRTFLAVGIFSTLYSWLQYRFQVTAVGDLAVYMDGMTVTPQHMMTNMKAIQLNAILIATKKIFGFIVLIGFGVLLYVITHHFGAKRFQYFRFIRVLSGKSVIARRRLRERKKLLEEIKDAAGPAM is encoded by the coding sequence ATGTACAACAAAGGATTATATAGCGACTGGGTACCTAAACCGGTACAGCTTCTGCTGATTGTATTGCTGCTCGCCGTAGTAATGCCGATTGGTGGAGTGTATACTGGGAATATCAGCTATTTGGTAAGTGGTACCGGGGCTATGACAGAATATTTTATGTGGGCGAATTATGCAACCACTATTGGAATGGGAGCCTGCATGCCTGTTGTCCTCAGAATTAAAATGAGATTCAAAGTAAGAGATAAAATGGTATTGCTTTTAGTGCTTTTAGGACTACTGAGTTATATCAACGCGACCACTTTGCAGCCAATGATCTTCGTGTTTTCTGCCTTACTGATCGGATTTATGAAGATGATGGTAACCATTGAACTTTTCCTGCCATTGATGGTCATGATTGGAAACCGGGGAATGTTTTATGGCGTGTTTTATACATTTGTTCTGGTGATGAATCAGGTAGCAGCTTATTATTCAGCAGAATTTGCATTCCTTTACAACTGGCAGCAGTTTTACATTTTTGCTGCGGTTCTCTGCTTTGTTTTAGCATTAATCCACTGGATTTTTATGCATGATAAATATTTTGCCCTGAAAGTTCCATTGCATTATATTGATTGGCTGAGTATCTTACTTTTTGTGTCCACCTTTATGTTTTCAGCCTATGTATATGCTTTTGGAAGACAGCAGGATTGGTGGAACTCGAAGAATATCATGAATGCAAGTATTGCTGCATTTGTGAGCTTTGCATTACTTTCCATTCGTCAGTTAACATTAAAAAGACCTTATCTTTCATTTAAAATTTTTACAAAAAGTAACGTACAAAATGGCTTATTTATGCTGTTTTGGTTGGGAATGTTCCTCGGAACAGCTTCTATCCAGACTACTTTTGCCGTAGGAGTTTTAGGATATGATCAATTGACTAATGCCAGGCTGAACATGCTGATGATACCGGGAATCATTTTGGCTGGAGTGATTGCTATATTTTGGTTTAAGAATGAAAAACCATTGAAAATGTATATTTTTTCAGGGTTTGCAGGAATGGTAGGCTATGCTATCATTATGTATTTTTCTATGGTACTGGAATTCAATTATGATAACTGGTATTTACCCATGTTTTTAAAGGGCTATGGAATGTGTTCGTTGTTTATCTCCGTATGGTTTTATACTTTAGATAAGCTTGAAATGGATGAAATGCTTGCAGCTATCGGATTAGTATTGGTTTGGAGAACCTTTTTAGCCGTAGGTATTTTTTCAACCTTATACTCATGGTTACAATACCGTTTTCAGGTTACAGCAGTTGGAGATCTTGCTGTTTATATGGATGGAATGACGGTAACCCCGCAGCATATGATGACCAATATGAAGGCTATTCAGCTTAATGCTATTTTGATAGCAACTAAAAAGATCTTCGGATTTATTGTTCTGATTGGCTTTGGAGTCTTATTGTATGTAATAACCCACCATTTTGGAGCCAAACGATTCCAATATTTCAGATTTATCAGAGTACTTAGTGGTAAATCTGTTATTGCAAGAAGAAGACTTCGTGAACGAAAAAAATTATTAGAAGAAATAAAAGACGCAGCTGGGCCTGCGATGTAA
- a CDS encoding SAM-dependent methyltransferase — MLFLLPAYLSENTSITHFAPVIKEYIMQTDYFFVENEKTARKVVKFFAPEKKQSDLKLFLLDKYTENADIKEAQQLMLKGQDFGLLSEAGLPCIADPGNLMVKWCHEKNIRVIPISGPSSIILALISSGFNGQEFTFNGYLPIDKSEKKKQIQQLESVVQKTGYSQIFMETPYRNNQLIEDLTKFLSPNTKLCIAANINDPEHEFIKTKTIKDWQKQKPELHKVPAVFVLGK, encoded by the coding sequence ATGCTTTTTTTACTCCCTGCTTACTTATCAGAAAACACTTCTATCACTCATTTTGCGCCAGTTATTAAGGAATATATCATGCAAACGGATTACTTCTTTGTGGAAAATGAGAAAACCGCCAGAAAGGTCGTTAAATTCTTTGCTCCTGAAAAGAAACAATCAGATCTGAAACTATTTTTGTTGGATAAGTATACGGAAAATGCTGATATTAAAGAAGCTCAACAACTTATGTTGAAAGGGCAGGACTTTGGATTGCTTTCGGAAGCAGGATTGCCTTGTATTGCAGATCCGGGAAATCTGATGGTAAAATGGTGCCATGAAAAAAATATCAGGGTAATCCCTATTTCAGGACCATCATCTATTATTCTGGCGTTAATATCCAGTGGATTCAACGGGCAGGAATTTACATTTAATGGATATCTTCCGATTGATAAAAGTGAAAAGAAGAAGCAGATTCAACAGCTGGAAAGTGTAGTTCAGAAAACGGGATATTCACAAATTTTTATGGAAACTCCTTACAGAAACAATCAGCTTATTGAAGACCTGACGAAGTTTTTGTCACCCAATACAAAACTTTGCATCGCTGCTAATATCAATGATCCTGAGCATGAATTTATCAAGACGAAAACAATAAAAGACTGGCAGAAACAAAAGCCTGAGCTTCATAAAGTTCCTGCTGTATTCGTATTAGGAAAATAA
- a CDS encoding nuclear transport factor 2 family protein, with protein sequence MKKLLLLLVLGFNFSFAQTKDEKEILKVMNDFMESIKTRNEAQYLSLFQEPVLWTGIYKDRTQAKRLEKNPKAEYYFADDYKAFIKGFKDDKSEEKFDNIKIVEDGAVASANFDYSFWYDGKMENWGKEIWMLMKINGIWKITSVTFSMDLAKYFPQPSLNERTKK encoded by the coding sequence ATGAAAAAACTATTATTATTACTTGTACTTGGCTTTAATTTCTCTTTCGCTCAAACCAAAGATGAAAAAGAAATACTTAAAGTAATGAATGACTTTATGGAAAGTATTAAAACAAGAAATGAAGCTCAATACCTGTCGTTATTTCAGGAACCTGTACTTTGGACTGGAATCTATAAAGATAGGACACAGGCGAAACGTCTGGAGAAAAATCCTAAAGCAGAATATTATTTTGCTGATGATTATAAAGCTTTCATCAAAGGCTTTAAAGACGACAAGTCTGAAGAAAAATTTGACAATATTAAAATCGTTGAAGATGGAGCAGTAGCTTCTGCCAATTTCGATTACAGTTTTTGGTATGACGGAAAAATGGAAAACTGGGGAAAAGAGATCTGGATGCTGATGAAGATTAACGGAATCTGGAAAATAACTTCTGTAACCTTCTCCATGGACCTTGCAAAATACTTCCCACAACCATCATTAAACGAAAGAACTAAAAAATAA
- a CDS encoding helix-turn-helix domain-containing protein has translation MSALEKFGVEISTERNIFERIAVDKPFRPENPAFIFIKSGTIKLRQHFSDLEVSANMFMVTDPQTIYEVVAVSDDFQSRMVSYKRDFISALSLKFNRLITYRYFRQQMNKGVPFPEDEMEVVWKSVNFLKYILDSETEMLYKKEMVEHLFSVFCYQMAGIISKEDNNSMNQMSRQEEIVFVFLTDLSEYHLTERTVEFYAERQSITTRHLSSVVKDVTGKTASHIIALIVINEAKVLLNSSSKPVSEISSILGFSDQYAFSHFFKKHLEVSPRQYRHQFES, from the coding sequence ATGTCTGCCTTAGAAAAGTTCGGAGTTGAAATCTCTACGGAACGTAATATTTTTGAGAGAATTGCCGTTGATAAACCATTCAGGCCTGAAAATCCGGCATTTATTTTTATTAAATCAGGAACCATAAAACTTCGTCAGCACTTTAGCGATCTGGAGGTTTCTGCCAATATGTTTATGGTAACCGATCCGCAGACTATTTATGAAGTAGTAGCAGTAAGCGATGACTTTCAGTCGAGAATGGTTTCTTATAAAAGGGATTTTATTTCTGCTTTATCTTTGAAATTCAATAGATTGATTACGTATCGATACTTCAGGCAGCAGATGAATAAAGGAGTTCCTTTTCCTGAAGATGAAATGGAGGTCGTTTGGAAAAGCGTCAACTTCCTGAAATACATCCTTGATTCTGAAACAGAGATGCTGTACAAAAAAGAAATGGTGGAACATCTTTTTTCTGTATTCTGCTATCAGATGGCGGGAATTATTTCCAAAGAAGATAATAATTCCATGAACCAGATGTCCAGACAGGAAGAAATTGTCTTTGTTTTTCTTACAGACCTTTCTGAATATCACCTTACAGAAAGAACCGTTGAGTTCTATGCCGAACGACAATCCATTACAACCAGACATCTATCATCGGTGGTGAAAGACGTTACCGGAAAGACCGCAAGTCACATCATAGCTTTAATCGTTATCAATGAAGCGAAAGTGCTTTTAAACTCTTCTAGTAAACCTGTTTCTGAGATTTCTTCGATCCTCGGCTTTAGCGATCAGTATGCATTTTCTCACTTTTTTAAAAAACATCTGGAGGTAAGCCCAAGACAATACAGACATCAGTTCGAAAGTTAA
- a CDS encoding Mpo1 family 2-hydroxy fatty acid dioxygenase, whose translation MRKVDLLFAEYSKSHRNATNKFIHWFCVPLIFCSILGFISLIPSPHFCISYFGCISIISLIAIVIISLYYIRLSLLIGFIMIFIMLLAEHFIYFTNISLGKQSWIIYLSVFLITWIFQFIGHKIEGKKPSFLKDIQFLLIGPIWLLSFILKKTGIRY comes from the coding sequence ATGAGAAAGGTTGATTTATTATTTGCAGAATATAGCAAGAGCCATAGAAATGCGACTAACAAGTTCATTCACTGGTTTTGCGTACCCCTAATTTTTTGTTCTATCCTGGGATTTATTTCATTGATTCCTTCCCCCCATTTCTGTATTTCTTATTTTGGATGCATTAGTATCATCAGTTTAATTGCTATTGTCATCATCAGTTTGTATTATATCAGACTGTCCCTGCTCATTGGTTTCATAATGATTTTTATAATGCTGTTGGCAGAACACTTTATTTATTTTACCAATATCAGTTTGGGTAAACAGTCCTGGATCATATATCTGAGTGTCTTTTTAATTACCTGGATTTTTCAGTTTATCGGACATAAAATTGAAGGTAAAAAACCTTCTTTTCTTAAAGATATTCAGTTTTTACTGATCGGACCGATATGGCTTTTAAGTTTTATTCTTAAAAAAACAGGAATCAGATATTAA
- the pheA gene encoding prephenate dehydratase, translating to MKIAFLGPHASFTQLAAAQLFPDDELLPQASILDCFGAVENGDTLKAVVPLENSIEGTVSMTLDYLYKTPSIKIEAEAVMPIAHHLMIHPENSVEEIERIYSHPQALAQSFHFLDTHYKEIPKQDFSSTAAAAKFVSENKDTKIAAVANQFAANLYGLKIINRNIQDFEQNHTRFIIISKQQNKYDNSQLETLGEKSGMLVTLPEDHPGGLHQVLSVFAWRKMNLSKIESRTLKTGLGNYFFFINVEGPWKDILHGNALKELESINAEVDFLGNYKEFLLES from the coding sequence ATGAAGATTGCATTTTTGGGGCCTCATGCCAGCTTTACCCAGCTTGCCGCTGCACAGCTCTTTCCTGATGATGAGCTTTTACCACAGGCGAGCATTCTGGACTGTTTTGGAGCAGTAGAGAACGGGGATACACTCAAAGCTGTTGTTCCTTTGGAAAACTCTATTGAAGGCACTGTATCCATGACGCTGGATTATTTATATAAGACACCGTCTATTAAAATTGAAGCAGAAGCAGTAATGCCCATTGCCCACCACTTAATGATTCATCCTGAAAATTCTGTTGAGGAAATAGAAAGGATTTATTCACACCCACAGGCACTGGCTCAGAGCTTTCATTTTTTAGATACTCATTATAAAGAAATTCCCAAACAGGATTTTTCTTCTACAGCCGCTGCCGCTAAGTTCGTTTCAGAGAATAAGGACACTAAAATTGCTGCAGTAGCCAATCAGTTTGCTGCTAACTTATATGGTTTGAAGATTATCAATCGTAATATTCAGGATTTTGAACAGAATCATACCCGGTTTATCATCATTTCCAAACAGCAAAACAAATACGATAATAGCCAGCTGGAAACATTAGGAGAGAAATCAGGAATGCTTGTTACCCTCCCTGAAGATCATCCAGGAGGGTTACATCAAGTGCTTTCAGTTTTCGCATGGAGAAAAATGAACCTCAGCAAAATTGAATCCAGAACATTAAAGACCGGATTAGGTAATTATTTCTTTTTTATCAATGTGGAAGGCCCATGGAAGGATATCCTTCACGGGAATGCCCTAAAGGAGCTTGAATCTATTAACGCAGAAGTAGATTTCCTTGGAAATTATAAAGAATTTCTTTTAGAAAGCTAA